From a region of the Alnus glutinosa chromosome 1, dhAlnGlut1.1, whole genome shotgun sequence genome:
- the LOC133865954 gene encoding uncharacterized protein LOC133865954 isoform X2, protein MRLIVTTFVGVVFGFFIGVSFPTLSLTKLNLSSNLLPSIDLSYITDKESGLRNVFSSTNSNPSSSTRAQNLNDSSKIWVPSNPRGAERLPPGVVEAESDFYLRRLWGKPSEDLTRKPQYLVTFTVGYNQKSNIDAAVKKFSENFTILLFHYDGRTTEWDEFEWSKKAIHVSAPKQTKWWYAKRFLHPDIVAPYDYIFMWDEDLGVEHFNAEEYIKLVRKHGLEISQPGLEPNRGLTWQMTKRRGDREVHKETEEKPGWCTDPHLPPCAAFVEIMAPVFSRDAWRCVWYMLQNDLVHGWGLDFALRKCVYPAHEKIGVVDSQWIVHQGVPSLGNQGETQNGKAPWQGVRERCRKEWTMFQGRMANAEHAYFKAMGIDPPSSTAH, encoded by the exons AACCTTGTCATTAACTAAG CTGAACCTATCATCCAACCTTCTTCCTTCCATTGATCTCTCATACATCACGGATAAAGAATCAGGCCTTCGAAATGTTTTTTCATCTACGAATAGTAATCCCAGCAGCTCAACTCGAGCTCAAAATTTGAATGATTCATCAAAG ATTTGGGTTCCTTCAAATCCTAGAGGTGCAGAAAGACTGCCTCCAGGAGTTGTTGAAGCTGAGTCAGACTTCTACCTGCGAAGATTGTGGGGTAAGCCCAGTGAG GACTTAACTAGAAAACCACAGTACCTTGTGACCTTCACTGTAGGTTATAATCAGAAAAGCAATATTGACGCAGCAGTGAaaaag TTTTCAGAGAACTTTACAATCCTTCTATTTCATTACGATGGCCGAACAACTGAATGGGATGAGTTTGAGTGGTCGAAGAAAGCTATTCATGTGAGCGCTCCTAAGCAGACTAAATG GTGGTATGCCAAACGATTTCTGCATCCAGACATAGTGGCTCCGTATGACTACATATTTATGTGGGATGAAGACCTGGGAGTTGAACATTTTAATGCAGAAGA ATACATAAAACTAGTGAGGAAACATGGCTTGGAGATTTCGCAGCCCGGTTTGGAACCTAACAGAGGATTAACATGGCAGATGACAAAGAGAAGAGGTGACCGTGAAGTTCACAA AGAAACAGAGGAGAAACCGGGCTGGTGCACGGATCCACATCTGCCTCCCTGTGCAGC GTTTGTTGAAATCATGGCTCCAGTGTTCTCAAGAGATGCATGGCGCTGCGTGTGGTATATGCTTCAG AATGACTTGGTCCATGGGTGGGGTCTTGACTTTGCCCTGAGAAAATGTGTATAC CCTGCACATGAGAAGATTGGAGTTGTAGATTCGCAGTGGATTGTTCATCAAGGCGTTCCCTCTCTTGGGAACCAG GGAGAAACACAAAATGGAAAGGCACCATGGCAAGGG GTAAGGGAGAGGTGTAGAAAGGAGTGGACAATGTTCCAAGGTAGGATGGCAAATGCAGAACATGCGTATTTTAAAGCCATGGGAATTGATCCTCCCAGTTCGACAGCTCATTAG
- the LOC133858599 gene encoding probable E3 ubiquitin-protein ligase XERICO — MGLSNFPSAAEGVLPVLVMNTVFSVALLKNAVRSVLQVVGRASRNPPNIEEYPDGCPDGASERTISITHVKSLCHDSTGSGWWATMECCVCLCGFEADEEVSELSCKHFFHKGCLKKWFDNKHSTCPLCRSID, encoded by the coding sequence ATGGGGCTCTCAAACTTCCCTAGTGCGGCTGAGGGTGTACTTCCCGTGCTGGTAATGAACACAGTTTTCTCAGTGGCTCTTCTGAAGAACGCGGTGAGATCTGTGCTGCAAGTGGTGGGACGTGCCAGCAGGAACCCTCCAAATATAGAAGAATACCCAGATGGATGCCCAGACGGTGCGAGTGAGAGAACAATTTCAATAACCCATGTCAAGTCTTTGTGCCACGACAGTACTGGCAGTGGGTGGTGGGCTACAATGGAGTGTTGTGTGTGTCTCTGTGGGTTCGAAGCTGACGAGGAGGTGAGCGAGTTGTCTTGCAAGCATTTCTTCCACAAAGGTTGCTTAAAGAAGTGGTTTGATAACAAGCATAGCACCTGCCCTCTTTGTCGCTCCATCGACTAG
- the LOC133865969 gene encoding uncharacterized protein LOC133865969 isoform X2 gives MWWMMGETGGHYCNKKSDDICGNVCGQESSRVLSMSRLRCVLRGLDVKTLIFLFAFVPTCIFFIYLHGQKISYFLRPLWESPPKPFHVRPHYYHENVSMENQCKLHGWKMREFPRRVFDAVLYSNEKEILEIRWKELYPYVTQFVILESNSTFTGLPKPLFFASHRKDFKFVEPRLTYGTIGGRFKKGENPFIEEAYQRVALDLLLKRAGIEDDDLLIMSDVDEIPSRHTINLLRWCDDIPPVLHLQLKNYLYSFEFHVDDSSWRASVHRYETDKTRYAHYRQTDELLADAGWHCSFCFRRISEFIFKMKAYSHYDRVRFSHYLNPGRVQRVICEGADLFDMLPEEYTFKDIIGKMGPVPHSFSAVHLPSYLLENADKYRFLLPGNCRRESD, from the exons ATGTGGTGGATGATGGGCGAGACAGGAGGCCACTACTGTAACAAGAAATCCGATGATATTTGCGGCAATGTTTGTGGCCAG GAATCAAGTCGAGTGTTGAGCATGTCGAGGCTCCGCTGTGTTCTGCGTGGCTTGGATGTGAAAACCTTAATCTTTCTTTTCGCATTTGTTCCGACATGCatctttttcatatatttacATGGGCAGAAGATCTCATACTTCCTGCGGCCGCTATGGGAATCGCCACCCAAACCTTTTCATGTACGGCCACACTATTATCATGAGAATGTGTCGATGGAGAACCAGTGCAAACTTCATGGTTGGAAAATGCGTGAGTTCCCAAGGCGTGTTTTTGATGCAGTGTTGTACAGTAATGAGAAGGAAATCCTTGAAATACGATGGAAAGAATTGTATCCCTACGTGACACAATTTGTTATCCTTGAGTCAAATTCAACATTCACCGGATTGCCGAAGCCCTTGTTCTTTGCTAGTCATCGAAAGGATTTCAAATTTGTTGAGCCCCGATTGACTTATGGGACTATTGGGGGGAGATTTAAGAAAGGAGAAAACCCATTTATTGAGGAGGCATATCAGCGTGTAGCATTGGACCTGCTTCTCAAAAGAGCAGGTATTgaagatgatgatttgttgataaTGTCTGATGTTGATGAGATCCCTAGCAGACACACGATCAATCTCTTGAGGTGGTGTGATGACATACCTCCAGTCCTTCATCTTCAGCTGAAGAATTATCTATATTCTTTTGAGTTCCATGTGGATGATAGCAGCTGGAGAGCTTCAGTCCACAGGTATGAAACCGACAAGACAAGGTATGCACATTATCGTCAGACAGATGAACTCTTGGCTGATGCTGGGTGGCATTGTAGCTTTTGCTTCCGCCGAATCAGTGAGTTTATATTTAAGATGAAAGCATACAGCCATTATGATAGGGTTAGGTTCTCTCACTATTTGAACCCTGGAAGAGTTCAGAGAGTAATCTGCGAGGGGGCTGATCTATTTGATATGCTTCCAGAGGAGTACACATTCAAAGATATCATAGGGAAAATGGGACCTGTTCCTCACTCCTTCTCAGCTGTTCATCTTCCATCATATCTTTTGGAGAATGCAGACAAGTATAGATTTCTGTTGCCTGGGAATTGCAGAAGAGAAAGTGACTGA
- the LOC133865954 gene encoding uncharacterized protein LOC133865954 isoform X1: MGILSRSAVSRKPNETMRLIVTTFVGVVFGFFIGVSFPTLSLTKLNLSSNLLPSIDLSYITDKESGLRNVFSSTNSNPSSSTRAQNLNDSSKIWVPSNPRGAERLPPGVVEAESDFYLRRLWGKPSEDLTRKPQYLVTFTVGYNQKSNIDAAVKKFSENFTILLFHYDGRTTEWDEFEWSKKAIHVSAPKQTKWWYAKRFLHPDIVAPYDYIFMWDEDLGVEHFNAEEYIKLVRKHGLEISQPGLEPNRGLTWQMTKRRGDREVHKETEEKPGWCTDPHLPPCAAFVEIMAPVFSRDAWRCVWYMLQNDLVHGWGLDFALRKCVYPAHEKIGVVDSQWIVHQGVPSLGNQGETQNGKAPWQGVRERCRKEWTMFQGRMANAEHAYFKAMGIDPPSSTAH, from the exons AACCTTGTCATTAACTAAG CTGAACCTATCATCCAACCTTCTTCCTTCCATTGATCTCTCATACATCACGGATAAAGAATCAGGCCTTCGAAATGTTTTTTCATCTACGAATAGTAATCCCAGCAGCTCAACTCGAGCTCAAAATTTGAATGATTCATCAAAG ATTTGGGTTCCTTCAAATCCTAGAGGTGCAGAAAGACTGCCTCCAGGAGTTGTTGAAGCTGAGTCAGACTTCTACCTGCGAAGATTGTGGGGTAAGCCCAGTGAG GACTTAACTAGAAAACCACAGTACCTTGTGACCTTCACTGTAGGTTATAATCAGAAAAGCAATATTGACGCAGCAGTGAaaaag TTTTCAGAGAACTTTACAATCCTTCTATTTCATTACGATGGCCGAACAACTGAATGGGATGAGTTTGAGTGGTCGAAGAAAGCTATTCATGTGAGCGCTCCTAAGCAGACTAAATG GTGGTATGCCAAACGATTTCTGCATCCAGACATAGTGGCTCCGTATGACTACATATTTATGTGGGATGAAGACCTGGGAGTTGAACATTTTAATGCAGAAGA ATACATAAAACTAGTGAGGAAACATGGCTTGGAGATTTCGCAGCCCGGTTTGGAACCTAACAGAGGATTAACATGGCAGATGACAAAGAGAAGAGGTGACCGTGAAGTTCACAA AGAAACAGAGGAGAAACCGGGCTGGTGCACGGATCCACATCTGCCTCCCTGTGCAGC GTTTGTTGAAATCATGGCTCCAGTGTTCTCAAGAGATGCATGGCGCTGCGTGTGGTATATGCTTCAG AATGACTTGGTCCATGGGTGGGGTCTTGACTTTGCCCTGAGAAAATGTGTATAC CCTGCACATGAGAAGATTGGAGTTGTAGATTCGCAGTGGATTGTTCATCAAGGCGTTCCCTCTCTTGGGAACCAG GGAGAAACACAAAATGGAAAGGCACCATGGCAAGGG GTAAGGGAGAGGTGTAGAAAGGAGTGGACAATGTTCCAAGGTAGGATGGCAAATGCAGAACATGCGTATTTTAAAGCCATGGGAATTGATCCTCCCAGTTCGACAGCTCATTAG
- the LOC133865969 gene encoding uncharacterized protein LOC133865969 isoform X1 — MWWMMGETGGHYCNKKSDDICGNVCGQQESSRVLSMSRLRCVLRGLDVKTLIFLFAFVPTCIFFIYLHGQKISYFLRPLWESPPKPFHVRPHYYHENVSMENQCKLHGWKMREFPRRVFDAVLYSNEKEILEIRWKELYPYVTQFVILESNSTFTGLPKPLFFASHRKDFKFVEPRLTYGTIGGRFKKGENPFIEEAYQRVALDLLLKRAGIEDDDLLIMSDVDEIPSRHTINLLRWCDDIPPVLHLQLKNYLYSFEFHVDDSSWRASVHRYETDKTRYAHYRQTDELLADAGWHCSFCFRRISEFIFKMKAYSHYDRVRFSHYLNPGRVQRVICEGADLFDMLPEEYTFKDIIGKMGPVPHSFSAVHLPSYLLENADKYRFLLPGNCRRESD; from the exons ATGTGGTGGATGATGGGCGAGACAGGAGGCCACTACTGTAACAAGAAATCCGATGATATTTGCGGCAATGTTTGTGGCCAG CAGGAATCAAGTCGAGTGTTGAGCATGTCGAGGCTCCGCTGTGTTCTGCGTGGCTTGGATGTGAAAACCTTAATCTTTCTTTTCGCATTTGTTCCGACATGCatctttttcatatatttacATGGGCAGAAGATCTCATACTTCCTGCGGCCGCTATGGGAATCGCCACCCAAACCTTTTCATGTACGGCCACACTATTATCATGAGAATGTGTCGATGGAGAACCAGTGCAAACTTCATGGTTGGAAAATGCGTGAGTTCCCAAGGCGTGTTTTTGATGCAGTGTTGTACAGTAATGAGAAGGAAATCCTTGAAATACGATGGAAAGAATTGTATCCCTACGTGACACAATTTGTTATCCTTGAGTCAAATTCAACATTCACCGGATTGCCGAAGCCCTTGTTCTTTGCTAGTCATCGAAAGGATTTCAAATTTGTTGAGCCCCGATTGACTTATGGGACTATTGGGGGGAGATTTAAGAAAGGAGAAAACCCATTTATTGAGGAGGCATATCAGCGTGTAGCATTGGACCTGCTTCTCAAAAGAGCAGGTATTgaagatgatgatttgttgataaTGTCTGATGTTGATGAGATCCCTAGCAGACACACGATCAATCTCTTGAGGTGGTGTGATGACATACCTCCAGTCCTTCATCTTCAGCTGAAGAATTATCTATATTCTTTTGAGTTCCATGTGGATGATAGCAGCTGGAGAGCTTCAGTCCACAGGTATGAAACCGACAAGACAAGGTATGCACATTATCGTCAGACAGATGAACTCTTGGCTGATGCTGGGTGGCATTGTAGCTTTTGCTTCCGCCGAATCAGTGAGTTTATATTTAAGATGAAAGCATACAGCCATTATGATAGGGTTAGGTTCTCTCACTATTTGAACCCTGGAAGAGTTCAGAGAGTAATCTGCGAGGGGGCTGATCTATTTGATATGCTTCCAGAGGAGTACACATTCAAAGATATCATAGGGAAAATGGGACCTGTTCCTCACTCCTTCTCAGCTGTTCATCTTCCATCATATCTTTTGGAGAATGCAGACAAGTATAGATTTCTGTTGCCTGGGAATTGCAGAAGAGAAAGTGACTGA